The genomic interval CCGTGCGCCCTTTCTAACTTAACCATTCAAAAAATCTTACTCGGTGTTTTGAAAATTGACGCAAAAAATATTGCCTTCTATCTATTATCTAGTTTTCAAAGAACAAAGTTCTGAATGAATTACTCATTCAAAACTGAACAAAACAAAAGCGCCTCTTTAATGAAGAACCGAAATTCTTCATGTTTCCTTAGAAAGGAGGTGATCCAGCCGCACCTTCCGATACGGCTACCTTGTTACGACTTCACCCCAATCATCTATCCCACCTTAGGCGGCTGGCTCCAAAAGGTTACCTCACCGACTTCGGGTGTTACAAACTCTCGTGGTGTGACGGGCGGTGTGTACAAGGCCCGGGAACGTATTCACCGCGGCATGCTGATCCGCGATTACTAGCGATTCCGGCTTCATGTAGGCGAGTTGCAGCCTACAATCCGAACTGAGAATGGCTTTATGAGATTCGCTTACCCTCGCGGGTTCGCAGCTCTTTGTACCATCCATTGTAGCACGTGTGTAGCCCAGGTCATAAGGGGCATGATGATTTGACGTCATCCCCACCTTCCTCCGGTTTGTCACCGGCAGTCACCTTAGAGTGCCCAACTGAATGCTGGCAACTAAGATCAAGGGTTGCGCTCGTTGCGGGACTTAACCCAACATCTCACGACACGAGCTGACGACAACCATGCACCACCTGTCACTCTGTCCCCCGAAGGGGAACGCCCTATCTCTAGGGTTGACAGAGGATGTCAAGACCTGGTAAGGTTCTTCGCGTTGCTTCGAATTAAACCACATGCTCCACCGCTTGTGCGGGCCCCCGTCAATTCCTTTGAGTTTCAGCCTTGCGGCCGTACTCCCCAGGCGGAGTGCTTAATGCGTTAGCTGCAGCACTAAAGGGCGGAAACCCTCTAACACTTAGCACTCATCGTTTACGGCGTGGACTACCAGGGTATCTAATCCTGTTTGCTCCCCACGCTTTCGCGCCTCAGCGTCAGTTACAGACCAGAGAGTCGCCTTCGCCACTGGTGTTCCTCCACATCTCTACGCATTTCACCGCTACACGTGGAATTCCACTCTCCTCTTCTGCACTCAAGTCCCCCAGTTTCCAATGACCCTCCACGGTTGAGCCGTGGGCTTTCACATCAGACTTAAAGGACCGCCTGCGCGCGCTTTACGCCCAATAATTCCGGACAACGCTTGCCACCTACGTATTACCGCGGCTGCTGGCACGTAGTTAGCCGTGGCTTTCTGGTTAGGTACCGTCAAGGTACGAGCAGTTACTCTCGTACTTGTTCTTCCCTAACAACAGAGCTTTACGACCCGAAGGCCTTCTTCGCTCACGCGGCGTTGCTCCGTCAGACTTTCGTCCATTGCGGAAGATTCCCTACTGCTGCCTCCCGTAGGAGTCTGGGCCGTGTCTCAGTCCCAGTGTGGCCGATCACCCTCTCAGGTCGGCTACGCATCGTCGCCTTGGTGAGCCGTTACCTCACCAACTAGCTAATGCGCCGCGGGTCCATCTGTAAGTGATAGCCGAAACCATCTTTCCATCTTCTCTCATGCGAGAAAAGAAAGTATCCGGTATTAGCTCCGGTTTCCCGAAGTTATCCCAGTCTTACAGGCAGGTTACCCACGTGTTACTCACCCGTCCGCCGCTAATCTCAGGGAGCAAGCTCCCGTTGATTCGCTCGACTTGCATGTATTAGGCACGCCGCCAGCGTTCGTCCTGAGCCAGGATCAAACTCTCCGATAGAATTTGACTTGCTCATGTTGCACTTTTTATAGTGTGTGCTCACTTAAAAAATTAACGTTGGCGCTTTGTTTTGTTCAGTTTTCAAAGAGCAACCTTTCAACTTTTTCATCTTAACACAAGAATGAATAGTTGTCAACTTCTACGAAGTTTTTCTGGTTTATTAAATCGCCTTCTCTCTTGGCGACTTCTTTATAATACTCTCCTCACATAATAAAGTCAACATCTTTTTTTTAAAAAATAAACTTACCTTTATTTAAAGAAAGATATAAAACTTATACAATTGGTCGAAGCACTTTTTCATTGCATCTATATTATTGTTACTTCTTCAATAAATTAATCAAGATTCACAACGAAAAATAAAGTGGCTCATACCATTTATCTTCTATAAAGATTATCCCTGATTTAACTCTCAACATATATAAAAAGACATACATGCCCCCTATATCGGCATGTATGTCCCTTTTCACCCTTTTTGAATAAACACTACCTTCAAATAGTTGCCTTCTTTAAATTCAGAAATTGTTTTAAAATCCTCTGGTAAAGAAAACTGTTCAAGTATTCTATACCTTTCATTACTCTCACGAAAAGCTCCATCAATGAATTGTTTAAATTTCTTCATATCAAATGTACTACAATTGGTCGAGGCTACAATTATTCCATGATCTTCAGTAATTTGAATCGTTTCTTTTAATAAATTTTGATAATCCTTCGCTGCACTAAATGTAAATTTCTTTGATTTTGCAAAGCTTGGTGGATCAAGGATGACCATATCGAATCTTAAATTCTTTTTTATTGCATATTTAAAATAATGGAATACATCCATTACAACAATATTGTGTTTTTCAGGATCAATACCGTTTACACGAAATTGCTCCTCCGTTTTTGGTAAACTGCGATTGGCTAAATCCACACTTGTCGTTCTTGTCGCTCCGCCTAGTGCAGCAAATACAGAAAAAGCCCCTGTATAAGAGAACATATTGAGCACATGCTTCCCCTTTGCATATTGATCACGAATCGTACGACGTACATCCCGTTGATCAAGGAAAACCCCCACCATCGCTCCATCATTCAAATAGACAGCGAATCGAACACCATTTTCTTTCACAAGTAATGGAAATTCCGGCTGCTCACCCAGAACAAAATCATCACCTTCCACATACTGCCCTTTCGTATCAAAGCGCTTTTTCTCATAAATTGACTTCACTTTAACAACTTGTTGTAACGCATTAATCACATACTCTTTAAATGTATAAATCCCTTTGCTATACCAGTTAATTACATAGTGACCGTCATAATAATCAATAATTATGCCGCCGATGCCATCTCCCTCTCCATTAAAGAAACGAAAGGCAGTCGTTTCAGGATTTTCAAAGAAAGCTTGACGATTCTGAAAGGCTTGACGAATTTTTTTCACAAAAAATTCGGTATTGATACTTTCATGTTCGCTTCGCGTTAGCAGCCAGCCGTATCCTTTATTTTGCTTTCCAAAGTATCCTCTAGCAATAAAGTGATTACGCTCATCTACCAGCCTAATAATGGTCCCTTCATCTTGAAGATCCTGATTATTTAAGATAGACTCCTTCATAATCAACGGATACCCTTTTTCATACTTAGGAACAAATTTTGCTTTTACTTGAATCTGCATCTCTACATTCATTGATTCCATCTCTTCTCTACTTTCTCAATTTCTGTCCTTTCCCATTCTACCCTAAAATGAACAAAAATCTTCATGTATAATAATAAGAGCAGCTTGATGTTTTCCATCAAGCTGCTCTTATTATTTTCTATTCTATCGTACTTCTAAATGTAATTCTCCTGCTTTTACTTTCCCCATCATTTTTAATAAACGATGAATAGAAAGTGTAATGATAATAGGCAATACCATACCAACTGCTACGTAAATTAAAAATGTTGTTAATCCTTGTGTTGTGATAATCGCAATCGGTGCAATTAATGAGCTTAATCCCATGCCAGCCAACTCATACGATACTTGAAAATCAAATAACATCGTGGCAATTGGTGCACAAACGATTGCAGCAATAAACGTCGGAATCACATACAGCGGATTTTGAATTAAATTCGGAAACTGAACTTTCGGTGTAACAACTGATTGAGCTAAGAAACCGCCTAAATCATTATCTCTTAAAGACATAGCTGTAAAGCCTACAAATTGCACTGTACATCCAATTAACGCCGCTGCACTTGATACTGGATCCATCTGCAAAGCAATCGCTAGCGCAGCAGAGGATGCGGGGGTCATTAAAAGAATACTCCATACAAGAGAAATAACCATTGAACCGATTAACGGTGAACCTTCAACACCCATTGTAATTTGACTACTTAACCAGTTTAAAAACGGTGTTACAACTAACGCTAAATAATAACCAGATACTCCGCCAACTAACACAGCTGCAAATGGAATTGCCATAATATCAAGGATTGTTTTACCCTCTAAACGTTTCCCAATATACGTTGCAATTAATGCTGCGATGACCGCACTAATTGGTTGTCCTGTGACAATCGTAAAAGCACCCTCAGCTGTTCGCTGAATCGCCGCGCCACCGACCGCACTAGAAGCCATTGCACTAAAGATTACTAATGAGTTACCACCTAACTGATAGGCAACTCCAGCACCGATAGCTGGCCCTAATAGAACTTTCGCTGCGCCACCGATTGCCAAAAAGACATCCCATCCTAAATACTTACCAAATGATTCGAATAATAAACCAATTCCTAACGTGACCAATACCGCATTCGCAATTCCTGTCGAAGCTTTATACATTCGATCACTAACATATCCTCGTTCTTTCATCTTATTCCAACTCCCGGAATTTTCTGAATTTTCAAACCTATATAATCAAATAAAAACCCGTCCTTTTGGATGGGCGCTCGCTTTCACTTATTACTGCTTGAGCGCCTTCGTAAAACAATGATAAGCGGGACTCAAACAATTCCATGTTATGGTTGTTTCAGTCCTTTTAACATAATAAGAGAATAATAATATTAGTAGCTGTATGCGTATGATTACTCACCGAAATGTTCCCCTTCCATAATGTCTGTTGTTATAATAGCATTAATATTCTGAAAATGTAAATAACAAATTCTATTCTGATAAAATAAAAACGCTTACATAATAACCATTAAACCATTGATTTATAAACATTTTACAGAAAATCCTGCGTTTAACAATTACTCGTCGATATATTTCGATATAATTATTAGTTTTCCTCAAGAATTACTCCAATATAATACAGGAAAAGCACTAACTTTTTTCAATGTTATCTTTATAGAACAATTCTCTAATCCATCCCTAAAAAAGAAAAGTCACTTTTAATCAAAAGGCTTTGTTATAGAAAACGGTTGATTTTTGGCTTCTGCTCGCTCTGGTCTCATAAAACATGAGAGACCCCCATCGTTTTATCAACCATATTGTCTAAGACAACTAATCAAAAAAAGAATCCATCTAAGATGAATTCTCCCCTAATATTATTGAAACCCTTGTAATTGATTAAAGAAGTCCCTCATAAAATCATAAAAAAGTTGTTCCGTAGGCATCAAACTTCTATCAATTGGAATAATCACCCCTACAGAGCGCCTTACTTGAGGATCTTTAATTCGTAATTTCACCGTTGAGCGCGGCAAACTATCCACTAGTGTAATTTCTGGAATTAACGTTACACCAAGTCCTGCTGCTACTAAGCCTTTAATTGCATCAGTATCTTCTCCTTCAAAGGCAACGTTCGGTTCAAACCCGTGCTGACGACAAGCATCAATCACCACGTCTCTTAAAATAAATCCCGTTGGATACAATACAAAAGAATCATTTTGAAGTTCACTTAAATTTAAAGATGATTTCTGAGCTAAAGGATGATTTTCTGAAACAAGCGCCACCAGTTCTTCTGTGAAAAATATTTCACTTTCAATTTTTTTATCACTCGGTGGTGTTGGCCCAAGTAACGCCATACTTATATCACCTTTAATGACCGAATCAATTAAGTGAACATACGCACCTTGCTTTAATTTAAAACGAACATTTGGATATTGCTTTCGAAAGGCAGAAATTACATTAGGTAGTACATTCGCAGCTAAACTACTGGGGAAACCAATTCGAACAGTCCCCTTTTCTGGATCAAGACTTTCCGCTAATTCCCTTTTCGCCTCATTAATAACACCAACGACTTGTTGCATATGATTTAAGAATGTTTTACCAATTGGTGTAAGTTTAATTGTACGACCTTCACGGAAAAATAAATGTACACCTAATTCAGCTTCTAAATTAAATATTTGTCTACTCACAGCAGATTGAGCAACATGTAAAGCCGCGGCTGCTTCCGTCATATGTTCTCTTTTTGCTACTTCTATGAAGTATTCAATCTGTCTTAGTTCCATATATGTAACCTCTTTCATCTTAAAACGGCATTTTATTTATCTAATATTCAGATTGTTATTATTAATTCTACACGATACGATACATATATCAAAAACATTAAATTAATAACTTTTGTTTACATTATATAATAACCAAATTATTAAATTAAGGGGAGACAGACAAAATGGCAACTATCCAAGAGACAAACCAACAAGAACTTCAAATCGCTAAAGATTATGTAAGCACTGTATACCAACAAGTAAAAGACAGAAATCCAAATGAAAGTGAATTTCACCAAGCTGTTAAAGAAATTTTCCTTTCATTAATTCCTGTTTTCGCTAAACAACCTAAATATATGGAAGCTGGTATTCTAGAGCGTATCGTTGAGCCAGAACGCATGATTACTTTCCGTGTTCCATGGACAGATGATCAAGGTAAAGTACATGTAAACCGTGGTTTCCGTGTACAATTCAACAGCGCAATCGGACCTTACAAAGGTGGATTACGTTTCCACCCATCCGTTAATGCAAGTATTATCAAATTCTTAGGATTTGAGCAAATTTTCAAAAACTCATTAACTGGACAGCCAATCGGCGGCGGTAAAGGTGGATCTGACTTCGATCCTAAAGGTAAATCAGATGCAGAAATCATGCGTTTTTGTCAGAGCTTCATGTCTGAACTAGGTCGTCACATTGGTCAAGATACAGACGTACCTGCAGGTGATATCGGTGTTGGCGGTCGCGAAATCGGCTATATGTTCGGACAATACAAAAAAATGCGCGGCGCTTATGAAGCTGGTGTTTTAACAGGTAAAGGTCTTGGTTTCGGTGGAAGCTTAGCTCGTACAGAAGCAACTGGATACGGTACAGTTTACTTTATGCAAGAAATGTTAAAAGATAAAGGCTTACAATTCCACGGCAGCACAGTTGTTGTATCTGGATCAGGTAACGTGTCAATCTACGCAATCGAAAAAGCAACTCAACTAGGTGCAAAAGTAGTTGCATGTAGTGATTCCAACGGTTACATCTACGATAAAAACGGAATCAACCTTGATACAGTAAAACGCTTAAAAGAAGTAGAAAGAAAACGTTTAAGCGAATATGTAGATGCTCATCCTGAAGCAGAATATTATGAAGGAAGCACAGGTATTTGGTCTATTCCTTGTGATATCGCTCTTCCATGTGCAACTCAAAACGAGATTGATGAAGAATCGGCAAAATTACTTGTTAAAAACAACGTAAAAGCTGTTGGTGAAGGTGCGAATATGCCTTCAACACTTGAAGCAATCGATGTCTTCTTAAATAACGGAATCCTTTTCGGACCAGCAAAAGCAGCTAACGCTGGCGGTGTTGCAGTTTCTGCTCTTGAAATGGCTCAAAACAGTGCAAGAATTGCTTGGAGCTTTGAAGAAGTTGATGCAAAACTACACGCAATCATGGAAAATATCTATAAAAACAGCGTTGAGGCAGCTGAAGAATACGGCCAACCTGGTAACCTAGTAGTAGGTGCTAACATCGCCGGATTCCTTAAAGTAGCAGACGCTATGATGTTCCAAGGACTTGTTTAATTTCATATAACTTAGTTAAGACTGTCGAGATTTTCTCGGCAGTTTTTTTATTGATTTTGATCTATTTATAAAACGTTGTTTCACATGAAACAAGCTAAAAGCCTTTTATAAACTGAATGGAATCTTTTATATGCACCATTTCATGAAATGAATGGTAATATGGGTGAAATAAACCTAAAAGGGGGTGCTCTATCATGTCAGGGCTTATGATTGTACACTTAGGGGTAGCTTTCCTATTGTTGCTGCTTGGCTGGAGTATTCGACACAAAAAAGCATATTGGTTAATATCCGGCTTTAATAATCGCTCAGATGCAGAACAACAACAGCTAATTCAAAATGGCTATCCTCAAAAAACAGGCTCTTGGCTTCTGCTCACTGGAATGGGCTTGCTCATTTTACTGCCTTTATCCTTTACGTCTTTCCCTTATGCATTCGAAGTTCAATTTGGCTTTCTCCTTATTTTCACATTAAGTGGTAGCATTTATCTATCGAAATATGAGCTGCCAGCAAAGCGTAAGCGAAGCTATATTATTTATTCTATCCTCTTTGTCATTATAGTAGGGTTCGTTGTCACACTTTTTCTTATTGGAGAAAAAAAGAGTGAATTCATTTTAAAGAAGACATCATTTGAGATTACCGGTATGTCTGGGGATGAGTGGTCTTACTCAGACATCACAGAAGTGAATTTACTAAATGAAATGCCCACAGTTACATCCAAGTTAAATGGCTTTGGCACCGAACGAGTTGCAAAGGGCTCTTTTAAAGTAGAGGGCTATAACCGCAGTATACTGTTCATTCATAAAGATGGATCGACTCAAGTTCTACACATAGAAGTCGACGGAAAGAACATCTTCATTAATGGCGAGAATGCAGAAGAAACCAAAGCCTGGTATAAACAGCTACAGTCAGTTACATATAAATAAATCCACCTATCTATTTTATCAGCCATATTACTTAATAAAACAATTTCAAAAAGGCTGTGTTCAATCAACAGCGTCATATAACAAAGCCTCAAAAAAACAGGCTTCCTTAAAGAACGAACTTTAAGAAAGCCTGCTTTTTACTGTTTTATTCTTTTGTTACCAATTTCAATGGTACAGAAATCGTTTCTTCTACTTTTTCACCTTTAAGGATTTTTTCAGCAGCTGCGATTGCTTCTTCACCGATTAAAGCAGGTTGTTGCGCAACTGTTGCTGATAAGTCTCCTGCTTCAACAGCTTTTAGTGCATCTTCATTGCCATCAAAACCAACAACAAGAATATCTTTACCTGTTGCTTTAATTGCTTCGATTGCACCTAAAGCCATTTCATCATTATGAGCAAATACACCTTGAATATCTTTATTTCCTTGAAGCATATTTTCCATTACATTAAGACCTTTTGTACGGTCAAATTCAGCTGTTTGGCTTGATAAAACATCCAGTTGCTTATCCGCAATATTATGGAAACCTTCACCACGTTCACGAGTAGCAGAAGCACCTGATACACCTTCTAATTCAACTACTTTTGCGTTTTCACCAAGTTGTTCTACCATATATTTAGCCGCTTGTTCTCCACCAGCTACGTTATCAGAAGCGATAAATGTTACAACTTCTCCTTCATCTGCAGAACGGTCAACTGTAATAACCGGGATTCCTGCATCATTAGCTGATTGAACAGCTGAAGAAATCGCAGCTGAATCTGTAGGATTGATAATTAAAAGGTCTACTTTTTTCAGAATTAAGTCTTCAATTCCACTAACTTGTTTTGCTGTATCATCTTGAGCATCAACAACAGAAACTTCCATTCCTTTTTCTTTTGCCTTTGCTTCAATACCTTCTTTTAATGAGACAAAGAATGGGTTATTTAATGTTGAAATACTTACACCCACAGTTACATCTTCCATTGATTCTTTTGGCTCAGCCTTGTTGTTCTCTAAATTAGACTCAGATGAGCAAGCTGCTAAAACCATGAGCGAAAGAACCATCAAAATTGAGAATAACTTCTTCATTGTATGCACCTCTTTTAAGATTTTTTACGATCTAATAAGACCGCAACTATGATAACTACACCTTTCACCACTTGTTGATAGAAAGATGAGACACCTAACAGGTTTAGACCATTATTCAGTGTACCGATAATTAGCACACCAATTAATGTACCGAACAGGCGGCCTTTCCCGCCATTTAAGCTTGTACCGCCCAATACAACCGCAGCAATCGCATCCATTTCATATGCTTGACCAGCTGTAGGTTGTGCAGAATTTAAACGAGATGTTAAGATTGCTCCTGCCAACGCGGCCATTGTTCCAGCAATCCCGTAAATCATAATTTTGACACGGTCTACTTTAATACCAGAAATTCGTGCCGCTTTCTCATTCCCACCAATTGCATATGTTTTTCTTCCGAAAGACATTTTATGAAGCAGGAACCATAATACGAAAAAGGCAATAATCATAATGACTACCGGAACAGGTATTCCAAAGAAGTACCCTCGACCAAGCATATGGAATAACTCTGAATCCCCTAATCCTGTAACGGGCTTACCTTCTGTATAAACGAGTGTCAAACCACGGTAAATAGTCATCGTTGCAAGGGTTGCAATAAATGGTGCCATCTTTCCTTTTGTAATAAGCAATCCATTTAATACACCCATTAGTGTACCCAGTAAGACCCCAACTAATATAGCTAAAATTGGGTCCATCCCAGACACCATCATACCCGCCATTAATGCACTAGATAACGCTAAAATAGAACCAACAGATAAATCAATCCCACCTGTTAAAATAATAAAGGTCATCCCAAATGCAATGAGTGCATTAATCGATGTTTGACGCAATAAGTTCATAATATTTAAAGGTTCCAAAAAGGATGGATTTAATGCTGCGATGACAACAAATAAAAGCAGCAATGCGAATAGCGGTCCAAACTTTTGCCAAATCGATGTATTACCATCATTTAGTTTTCCTTGTGTACTCAACCTAGTTCCCTCCTGTCGCTAATGCCATAATTTTTTCTTGTGTTGCTTCTTGTCTAGCTAATTCACCAGCAATTTTCCCTTCATGAATAACCAAGATTCGATCACTCATTCCAAGAACTTCTGGAAGCTCGGAAGAAACCATAATAATCGCTAAGCCACGCTCTGTAAGTTCATTCATTAGTTCATAAATTTCTCGTTTCGCACCTACATCAATCCCTCTTGTTGGCTCATCCATAATTAATACTTTAG from Peribacillus asahii carries:
- a CDS encoding ABC transporter permease → MSTQGKLNDGNTSIWQKFGPLFALLLLFVVIAALNPSFLEPLNIMNLLRQTSINALIAFGMTFIILTGGIDLSVGSILALSSALMAGMMVSGMDPILAILVGVLLGTLMGVLNGLLITKGKMAPFIATLATMTIYRGLTLVYTEGKPVTGLGDSELFHMLGRGYFFGIPVPVVIMIIAFFVLWFLLHKMSFGRKTYAIGGNEKAARISGIKVDRVKIMIYGIAGTMAALAGAILTSRLNSAQPTAGQAYEMDAIAAVVLGGTSLNGGKGRLFGTLIGVLIIGTLNNGLNLLGVSSFYQQVVKGVVIIVAVLLDRKKS
- a CDS encoding class I SAM-dependent rRNA methyltransferase, with the translated sequence MNVEMQIQVKAKFVPKYEKGYPLIMKESILNNQDLQDEGTIIRLVDERNHFIARGYFGKQNKGYGWLLTRSEHESINTEFFVKKIRQAFQNRQAFFENPETTAFRFFNGEGDGIGGIIIDYYDGHYVINWYSKGIYTFKEYVINALQQVVKVKSIYEKKRFDTKGQYVEGDDFVLGEQPEFPLLVKENGVRFAVYLNDGAMVGVFLDQRDVRRTIRDQYAKGKHVLNMFSYTGAFSVFAALGGATRTTSVDLANRSLPKTEEQFRVNGIDPEKHNIVVMDVFHYFKYAIKKNLRFDMVILDPPSFAKSKKFTFSAAKDYQNLLKETIQITEDHGIIVASTNCSTFDMKKFKQFIDGAFRESNERYRILEQFSLPEDFKTISEFKEGNYLKVVFIQKG
- a CDS encoding PTS transporter subunit IIC is translated as MKERGYVSDRMYKASTGIANAVLVTLGIGLLFESFGKYLGWDVFLAIGGAAKVLLGPAIGAGVAYQLGGNSLVIFSAMASSAVGGAAIQRTAEGAFTIVTGQPISAVIAALIATYIGKRLEGKTILDIMAIPFAAVLVGGVSGYYLALVVTPFLNWLSSQITMGVEGSPLIGSMVISLVWSILLMTPASSAALAIALQMDPVSSAAALIGCTVQFVGFTAMSLRDNDLGGFLAQSVVTPKVQFPNLIQNPLYVIPTFIAAIVCAPIATMLFDFQVSYELAGMGLSSLIAPIAIITTQGLTTFLIYVAVGMVLPIIITLSIHRLLKMMGKVKAGELHLEVR
- a CDS encoding DUF3784 domain-containing protein, whose translation is MSGLMIVHLGVAFLLLLLGWSIRHKKAYWLISGFNNRSDAEQQQLIQNGYPQKTGSWLLLTGMGLLILLPLSFTSFPYAFEVQFGFLLIFTLSGSIYLSKYELPAKRKRSYIIYSILFVIIVGFVVTLFLIGEKKSEFILKKTSFEITGMSGDEWSYSDITEVNLLNEMPTVTSKLNGFGTERVAKGSFKVEGYNRSILFIHKDGSTQVLHIEVDGKNIFINGENAEETKAWYKQLQSVTYK
- the gdhA gene encoding NADP-specific glutamate dehydrogenase is translated as MATIQETNQQELQIAKDYVSTVYQQVKDRNPNESEFHQAVKEIFLSLIPVFAKQPKYMEAGILERIVEPERMITFRVPWTDDQGKVHVNRGFRVQFNSAIGPYKGGLRFHPSVNASIIKFLGFEQIFKNSLTGQPIGGGKGGSDFDPKGKSDAEIMRFCQSFMSELGRHIGQDTDVPAGDIGVGGREIGYMFGQYKKMRGAYEAGVLTGKGLGFGGSLARTEATGYGTVYFMQEMLKDKGLQFHGSTVVVSGSGNVSIYAIEKATQLGAKVVACSDSNGYIYDKNGINLDTVKRLKEVERKRLSEYVDAHPEAEYYEGSTGIWSIPCDIALPCATQNEIDEESAKLLVKNNVKAVGEGANMPSTLEAIDVFLNNGILFGPAKAANAGGVAVSALEMAQNSARIAWSFEEVDAKLHAIMENIYKNSVEAAEEYGQPGNLVVGANIAGFLKVADAMMFQGLV
- the rbsB gene encoding ribose ABC transporter substrate-binding protein RbsB — encoded protein: MKKLFSILMVLSLMVLAACSSESNLENNKAEPKESMEDVTVGVSISTLNNPFFVSLKEGIEAKAKEKGMEVSVVDAQDDTAKQVSGIEDLILKKVDLLIINPTDSAAISSAVQSANDAGIPVITVDRSADEGEVVTFIASDNVAGGEQAAKYMVEQLGENAKVVELEGVSGASATRERGEGFHNIADKQLDVLSSQTAEFDRTKGLNVMENMLQGNKDIQGVFAHNDEMALGAIEAIKATGKDILVVGFDGNEDALKAVEAGDLSATVAQQPALIGEEAIAAAEKILKGEKVEETISVPLKLVTKE
- a CDS encoding LysR family transcriptional regulator, with protein sequence MELRQIEYFIEVAKREHMTEAAAALHVAQSAVSRQIFNLEAELGVHLFFREGRTIKLTPIGKTFLNHMQQVVGVINEAKRELAESLDPEKGTVRIGFPSSLAANVLPNVISAFRKQYPNVRFKLKQGAYVHLIDSVIKGDISMALLGPTPPSDKKIESEIFFTEELVALVSENHPLAQKSSLNLSELQNDSFVLYPTGFILRDVVIDACRQHGFEPNVAFEGEDTDAIKGLVAAGLGVTLIPEITLVDSLPRSTVKLRIKDPQVRRSVGVIIPIDRSLMPTEQLFYDFMRDFFNQLQGFQ